The Chitinophaga sp. Cy-1792 genome contains the following window.
ATGGTTAATTTCGGGAGAGAGGTGTCTGGTGTGAATACCTATTTTGTGGGTGGGATGAATGATGTGATGCATAACCAGGTGCCGTTTGTGGGGCTGTATGAGGGGCAGGTGACGACTACGAGTATCAGTGCGGTGCAGGTAGCGTGGCAGTGGGAGTTTCTGAGAAATGTATTTGCGATACCAAGGATAGGTGCTGCCGTTTATGATTTAAACGCCAGCACCTCCGGTAAATATAAATATCTGAGTGGCTATGGGCTGGGAGCGGGCTATAGTAGCCGGCTCGGGCCGATAGAAGGTACTGTTATGTATAGTGATCAAAGCGGTAAGGTGGCGTTTTATGTCAACCTGGGCTTTAATTTCTAGTGCATTCTGTCGCCACGTACTTCAATTTCTTTGAGGATTTCCGCTTCCTGGAGGAGCCATTCCTGCCAGCGGTTTCTTACTTTATCTTCTTGAAAATATTCATTGGCCAGATCTATAAACAGGCGATAGTGGCCAGCTTCAGAGATCATGAACTTACGGTAGAATTCGCGGAGGTATTCATCTTCGAGGCCTTCGCTCAGCAGCCGGAAGCGTTCGCAGCTACGGGCTTCGATGAGGGCGAAGATGAGGAGGTTGTCGAGGAGGGAATCTTCTGCGCTGCCGCCTTTTACTTTAAAGTTGAGCAGGGCATTAACATATTCGTCCTTTCTTTGTTTACCCAGAGGGAGCCCTCTCTTTTTGAGTTCGGCGAGTACCTGGCGGAAGTGTCCCCATTCTTCAGTAACTATGGGCGCCAGTTCGGCTACCAGTCGTTCTCTGTCGGGGTTGCGCTGGATAAGGGATATCGCAGAAGAGGCTGCCTTTTGTTCGCAATAGGCGTGGTCTGTGAGGATATCCTGAAGGGAAATGGCGGCGAGATTGACCCAGCGGGGATCCGAAGGGAGTTTCAGGCCTAATATAGAAACTTTACTCATAATATCAGCAGTGAGATAATTTTTGCGAAGATACGCGTCATTCGGTTAACTTGCCAGGTTTGGCATAAGAATCAGCACTATGGAAGATATATTACGTAAACAGCTACAGGAGCGCCGGGAGCAGCATTCTTTCCGTAGCCTGCGTGTGTCGGGCGGGTTGACAGACTTCTGTTCCAACGATTACCTGGGATTGGCCCGCAGTGCGGCTATGCAGGAAGCGGTGCACAATCTTTTACAGGACCGGCCTTATGGGATGGGCAGTACAGGTTCCCGGCTGCTGGCGGGTAATTACCCCTGGATAGAAGAAGTGGAGCAGGACCTGGCCGCCTTTCATCAGGCGCCGGCAGCGCTGATCTTTAATTCCGGCTATGATGCCAATCTGGGGTTATTTGCCACGGTGCCGCAGAAAGGTGATACCATTATTTATGACCAGTTGATACATGCCAGTATAAGGGATGGCATTCGTTTATCCCATGCACAATCCTGGGCATTTAAACATAACGATATCATCGATTTGCAGCAGAAAATAGAACGCGGGAGCGGGAATATATTTGTGGTAGTGGAGTCTGTATATTCGATGGATGGCGATATGGCGCCATTGGCGCTGCTAGCGCCGATGTGTAAAGAGCTGAATTGTCTGCTGATTGTAGACGAAGCACATGCAACAGGTGTGATAGGCAGCAGGGGAGAGGGATTGGTGCAGCACCTGGGATTGGCGGCGCAATGCTTTGCGAGGGTACATACATTCGGAAAGGCAGTTGGGTGTCATGGTGCGGTAGTATTGGGTTCCACCATCTTACGTGATTACCTGATCAACTTCTGCAGGGCGTTTATTTATACTACCGCTTTGCCGCCGGCAGCCATGGCGGCTATACAGGCAGCATACAGTCTGTTCCCGTATATGCCGGACGCGCGGATACAGCTGGAGACATTAAGGAACTATTTCCGGCAGAACGCCGCGCATCTGACCCTGATTAACAGCGATACACCCATACAGGCGATCATTACTAAAGGGAACGAATATACGAGAACAGTGGCGGCAGCCTTGCAGGCGGCGGGGCTGGATGTGCGGCCCATACTACATCCTACGGTGCCTAAAGGGGAAGAGCGGTTGCGTGTGGTGTTGCATAGTTTCAATACCACTGCAGAAATAGATCAGTTGCTGGGCGTCTTAAAACAATAATGGTTTTCAAACAAATTTGATGTATTTTACATATTACATTCCATGAAGTAATATGAGAATAATCCCCGCAGTAATTTCCGGCGCCATCACCTTGTCGTTGACCTGGGCGCTGAACACCAAAATAGGGTCTGTTCCTCCACTGGGAAAGTTGTTAAGCCCGCAACAGGGTTTCTGGGTAAATGCCGAGCCTATAGATGAGAAGAAGGAGGAGATCAGGTTACCAGGCTTTAAAGGCAGTGCAGAAGTATGGTTCGATGACCGCATGGTGCCACATATTTTCGCTTCCAATGCTGCCGATGCCTATTATGTGCAAGGGTATGTAACTGCCCGCGACAGGCTATGGCAGATGGAGTTGCAGACTTTTGCTTCTGCCGGCAGGCTATCAGAAATCCTGGGTCCTAAGATGATCGATTACGACCGGGAGGCCCGCCGCAGAGGGATGGGCTATGGTGCGGAGCAGGCGCTGAAAATGATGATGGCCAACCCTGACACCAAAGAGGCCCTGGAATCCTATACCGCAGGCGTAAATGCCTATATCTCCACACTAACAGATGCTACATTGCCGGTAGAATATAAACTGCTTGACTACAAGCCTCAGAAATGGGAGCTGATCAATGCAGCATACCTGCTGAAATATATGGCACATGACCTGTCGGGCTTTGCTAACGATCTTGGCTATACGAAAGCGCGGCAGTATTTTGATATCAGGGACTTCAACCTGATGTACCCGGATTTTCTGGATAGCACAGATCCTATCATTCCGAAAGGGACGGTGTATCCGCCGGCTACGGTGAAGGTTACAGCGCCGCCGGATAG
Protein-coding sequences here:
- a CDS encoding tRNA-(ms[2]io[6]A)-hydroxylase, which translates into the protein MSKVSILGLKLPSDPRWVNLAAISLQDILTDHAYCEQKAASSAISLIQRNPDRERLVAELAPIVTEEWGHFRQVLAELKKRGLPLGKQRKDEYVNALLNFKVKGGSAEDSLLDNLLIFALIEARSCERFRLLSEGLEDEYLREFYRKFMISEAGHYRLFIDLANEYFQEDKVRNRWQEWLLQEAEILKEIEVRGDRMH
- a CDS encoding 8-amino-7-oxononanoate synthase, coding for MEDILRKQLQERREQHSFRSLRVSGGLTDFCSNDYLGLARSAAMQEAVHNLLQDRPYGMGSTGSRLLAGNYPWIEEVEQDLAAFHQAPAALIFNSGYDANLGLFATVPQKGDTIIYDQLIHASIRDGIRLSHAQSWAFKHNDIIDLQQKIERGSGNIFVVVESVYSMDGDMAPLALLAPMCKELNCLLIVDEAHATGVIGSRGEGLVQHLGLAAQCFARVHTFGKAVGCHGAVVLGSTILRDYLINFCRAFIYTTALPPAAMAAIQAAYSLFPYMPDARIQLETLRNYFRQNAAHLTLINSDTPIQAIITKGNEYTRTVAAALQAAGLDVRPILHPTVPKGEERLRVVLHSFNTTAEIDQLLGVLKQ